Proteins found in one Arthrobacter sp. U41 genomic segment:
- a CDS encoding BCCT family transporter — translation MAEQTKTRVVEPWVFWPAAVAVTLFAGFALLSPATAEAMFAAVQANIVNSFNWYYVLITSFFVAFSLFLGFSRFGDIKLGHDDDKPEFSLMAWFSLLFAAGMGIGLVFYGVSEPLSHFASPRPGVSGTPPELAQQALSQTYLHWGVHAWSIYVVIGLSLAYAIHRRKRPVSIRWALEPLLGKRVQGAWGNVIDVVALVGTLFGVATSLGLGVLQISAGLESKNLVQASQGSEIIIIIVISFFVLMSVLSGVTKGMKWLSIINLVLAGILVAYLLVLGPSTFLLREFVQSMGSYIQNFVSLSFNVNAFTGEAGAAWQASWTSFYWGWWISWAPFVGIFIARISRGRTVRQFVAGVILVPTLVGVLWFSVLGGTALAVQLGGNGTLLEPDGSVDVSSALFNMLSYVPGTAVLTVGVILLIAIFFITSADSGALVMGMIATGGQVNPKKRVRTFFTVITAVLAISLLISGGLVALQTAAIIIALPFSIIMLLICWATTIAFSRERRAYERARRAQLVDHIGDFYGLEVEELAEHGILGSSPRWMQMLRRRGAPAGTAVPEEIMPSPEPSTAAVDTVMAAGPTPKHASERALLVENAEPDDVLIADVDTVVDHDPRASQDVQDVPDRGDATPSRW, via the coding sequence ATGGCTGAGCAGACGAAAACGCGCGTAGTCGAACCTTGGGTATTCTGGCCGGCCGCCGTGGCGGTGACGCTGTTTGCGGGGTTTGCCCTGCTTTCTCCCGCAACCGCCGAAGCGATGTTTGCTGCCGTCCAGGCCAACATCGTCAATTCCTTCAACTGGTATTACGTCCTGATCACCAGCTTCTTCGTGGCCTTCAGCCTGTTCCTTGGATTCAGCCGGTTCGGAGACATCAAGCTGGGCCATGACGACGACAAACCCGAGTTCTCGCTGATGGCCTGGTTCTCCCTGCTGTTTGCCGCCGGCATGGGCATCGGGCTCGTTTTCTACGGCGTCAGCGAACCTCTCAGCCACTTCGCCAGTCCGCGTCCGGGAGTCTCGGGAACGCCCCCGGAGCTGGCGCAGCAGGCGTTGAGCCAGACCTATTTGCACTGGGGCGTGCATGCCTGGTCCATCTACGTGGTGATCGGGCTGTCCCTTGCCTACGCCATCCACCGGCGCAAGCGACCGGTGTCCATCCGCTGGGCCCTTGAACCACTCCTGGGCAAGCGGGTGCAGGGGGCGTGGGGCAATGTGATCGATGTTGTCGCCCTCGTCGGCACGCTCTTTGGCGTGGCCACCTCTTTGGGACTGGGCGTTCTGCAGATCAGCGCCGGGCTGGAGAGCAAAAACCTGGTGCAGGCCAGCCAGGGTTCCGAGATCATTATCATCATCGTGATCTCCTTCTTCGTGCTGATGTCCGTCCTGTCGGGAGTGACGAAAGGCATGAAGTGGCTGTCCATCATCAACCTGGTGCTCGCCGGGATCCTGGTGGCGTACCTGCTGGTCCTGGGACCGTCCACCTTCCTGCTCCGCGAGTTCGTGCAGTCCATGGGCTCCTACATCCAGAACTTTGTCAGTCTCTCCTTCAACGTCAATGCGTTCACCGGCGAGGCCGGGGCGGCCTGGCAGGCCTCCTGGACTTCGTTCTACTGGGGCTGGTGGATCTCCTGGGCCCCCTTTGTGGGGATCTTCATCGCCCGTATTTCCCGCGGGAGGACGGTCCGCCAGTTCGTTGCGGGAGTCATCCTGGTGCCCACCCTGGTCGGCGTCCTCTGGTTTAGTGTCCTTGGCGGAACCGCCCTGGCTGTGCAACTGGGCGGAAACGGCACCCTCCTGGAGCCCGACGGCAGCGTCGACGTTTCCAGCGCGCTGTTCAACATGCTCTCCTACGTACCGGGCACCGCGGTCCTGACTGTCGGCGTGATCCTCCTGATCGCGATCTTCTTCATCACCTCCGCTGATTCCGGCGCCCTGGTCATGGGGATGATCGCCACCGGCGGCCAGGTCAACCCGAAAAAGCGGGTGCGTACCTTCTTCACCGTCATTACCGCGGTGCTGGCCATTTCGCTGCTGATCTCCGGTGGCCTGGTGGCCCTCCAGACGGCGGCGATCATCATCGCCCTGCCGTTTAGCATCATCATGCTGCTGATTTGCTGGGCCACCACCATCGCCTTCAGCAGGGAACGCCGGGCCTACGAAAGGGCCCGGCGCGCCCAGCTGGTCGATCACATCGGCGATTTCTACGGCCTGGAGGTTGAGGAGCTCGCCGAGCACGGCATCCTTGGCAGCAGTCCGCGGTGGATGCAGATGCTCCGCCGCCGGGGCGCTCCGGCCGGGACCGCTGTACCGGAGGAAATCATGCCAAGTCCCGAGCCGTCCACCGCCGCGGTGGACACCGTCATGGCGGCCGGGCCAACGCCCAAGCACGCCTCCGAGCGGGCGCTGCTGGTGGAGAACGCCGAACCGGACGACGTATTGATCGCCGATGTGGACACCGTTGTTGACCATGATCCCCGGGCGTCCCAGGACGTCCAGGACGTCCCGGATCGCGGGGACGCCACGCCGAGCCGATGGTAA
- a CDS encoding DUF2004 domain-containing protein, whose protein sequence is MNKVASKHFGEVELNHGRDHSFTAKHELAGQTVELDLNVNAHDRFDEAALHKVDYRLRFLPELVDQVREMIADELEQDGTSPQEYRHFHCNAIKDEHLKTVFGVEDKSQLTDAVFLKALKLGHVGIFPGQPERYFVLDFTLGKHFTDEVLVASADEDGVVDDEILWES, encoded by the coding sequence ATGAACAAGGTAGCGAGCAAGCACTTCGGAGAGGTTGAGCTCAACCACGGACGGGACCACAGTTTCACTGCCAAGCATGAACTGGCGGGCCAGACCGTGGAGCTTGACCTGAATGTCAACGCGCATGACCGTTTCGACGAAGCGGCGTTGCACAAAGTTGACTACCGGTTGCGTTTCCTGCCTGAACTCGTGGACCAGGTCCGCGAAATGATCGCCGACGAGCTGGAGCAGGACGGCACCAGCCCGCAGGAGTACCGGCACTTCCACTGCAACGCGATCAAGGACGAGCACCTGAAGACGGTGTTCGGCGTCGAGGACAAGAGCCAGCTCACCGACGCGGTGTTCCTGAAAGCGCTGAAGCTCGGCCATGTGGGCATCTTCCCGGGCCAGCCCGAACGCTACTTTGTCCTGGACTTCACGCTCGGCAAGCATTTCACCGACGAGGTCCTGGTTGCCTCGGCGGACGAGGACGGCGTCGTGGACGACGAGATCCTCTGGGAATCCTGA
- the metE gene encoding 5-methyltetrahydropteroyltriglutamate--homocysteine S-methyltransferase, which yields MTEKNTLNPTPFPAASILGYPRIGRRRELKKAVEAYWAGKIDAAALDAAAKEIQLGTARRLQGLGLTEAAAVPGTFSYYDQVLDAAAHLGAVPARFGNLLNAQGQLDIDGYFTLARGTKDQQPLEMTKWFDTNYHYLVPEIGPETSFSLTSNRIVEEFEYALANGVQTRPYIVGPVTFLLLSKASDDAPAGFNPMSRLEDVLPVYTALLEKLAAAGASWVQLDEPALVVDQDTPAAEIQAAVARSYEALSAAANRPQLFVSTPYGALNGQLGTLVATGIDALHLDVFKGEVPSAAALAALGSKTLVAGVVDGHNIWRNDLAASAAKIAELKKSVARLAVSTSTSTQHVPHDVDEEVQLSAQLRSWLAFADQKAAEVVTLAGLLTDPDAVRPAIDEATRIIADRAAADGVRRAEVRNRTAALTDADFSRADYGVREAAQSKALHLPPLPTTTIGSFPQTAEIRTARARANKGELSTEQYEQLMKDEIKRVVELQEELGFDVLVHGEPERNDMVQYFAENLEGFDVTVHGWVQSYGSRCTRPSILWGDVTRSAPITVEWARYAQTLTNKPMKGMLTGPVTILAWSFVRDDQPLGETANQVALALRDEIADLEAAGIKIIQVDEPALRELLPLRKADQAAYLDWSVKSFRLATTGAGDATQVHTHLCYSEFGAIIDAIDGLDADVTSIEAARSRMEVVHDLETHGFGRGVGPGVYDIHSPRVPGEQEVTELLSTAVRHVPSRQLWVNPDCGLKTRGYAETEESLRNLVAATKTVRAGLLEAAK from the coding sequence ATGACTGAAAAGAACACGCTCAACCCCACTCCATTCCCGGCTGCCTCGATCCTGGGCTACCCGCGCATCGGCCGGCGGCGCGAACTGAAGAAGGCCGTGGAGGCCTACTGGGCCGGCAAGATCGACGCCGCCGCCCTCGACGCCGCCGCCAAGGAAATCCAGCTCGGCACCGCCAGGCGCCTCCAGGGCCTGGGCCTCACCGAGGCCGCGGCCGTGCCCGGCACCTTCTCCTACTACGATCAGGTGCTCGACGCCGCCGCCCACCTCGGCGCCGTGCCCGCCCGCTTCGGCAACCTCCTGAACGCGCAGGGCCAGCTCGACATTGACGGCTACTTCACCCTCGCCCGGGGCACCAAGGACCAGCAGCCGCTGGAAATGACCAAGTGGTTCGACACCAACTACCACTACCTCGTCCCGGAAATCGGCCCGGAGACCAGCTTCTCGCTGACCTCCAACCGCATCGTGGAGGAATTCGAATACGCCCTCGCCAACGGCGTTCAGACCCGCCCCTACATCGTCGGCCCGGTCACCTTCCTGCTGCTGAGCAAGGCCTCCGATGACGCCCCGGCCGGCTTCAACCCGATGTCCCGCCTCGAGGATGTCCTGCCGGTCTACACCGCACTGCTGGAGAAGCTGGCCGCCGCCGGCGCGAGCTGGGTCCAGCTGGACGAGCCCGCCCTCGTGGTGGACCAGGACACCCCCGCCGCCGAGATCCAGGCCGCCGTCGCCCGCTCCTACGAGGCGCTCTCCGCCGCCGCCAACCGCCCGCAGCTGTTCGTCTCCACGCCGTACGGCGCACTCAACGGCCAGCTGGGCACCCTCGTCGCGACCGGCATCGACGCCCTGCACCTGGACGTCTTCAAGGGTGAAGTCCCGTCCGCCGCGGCCCTGGCCGCCCTGGGCAGCAAGACCCTCGTCGCCGGCGTCGTGGATGGCCACAACATCTGGCGCAACGATCTGGCCGCCTCCGCGGCGAAAATCGCCGAACTGAAGAAGTCCGTCGCCAGGCTCGCCGTCAGCACCTCCACGTCCACCCAGCACGTCCCGCATGACGTCGACGAGGAAGTCCAGCTCTCCGCGCAGCTGCGCAGCTGGCTCGCCTTCGCCGACCAGAAGGCCGCCGAGGTCGTCACCCTCGCCGGCCTGCTGACCGACCCGGACGCCGTCCGGCCGGCCATCGATGAGGCCACCCGCATCATCGCCGACCGCGCCGCAGCCGACGGCGTCCGCCGCGCCGAGGTGCGGAACCGCACGGCGGCCCTGACCGACGCCGACTTCAGCCGAGCCGACTACGGCGTCCGCGAAGCCGCCCAGTCCAAGGCCCTGCACCTGCCGCCGCTGCCCACCACCACGATCGGTTCCTTCCCGCAGACCGCTGAAATCCGCACCGCCCGGGCCCGCGCCAACAAGGGCGAGCTCAGCACCGAACAGTACGAACAGCTTATGAAGGATGAGATCAAGCGCGTTGTGGAGCTGCAGGAAGAGCTCGGCTTCGACGTCCTGGTCCATGGCGAGCCCGAGCGCAACGACATGGTCCAGTATTTCGCCGAAAACCTCGAAGGCTTCGACGTCACGGTGCACGGCTGGGTCCAGTCCTACGGCTCACGCTGCACCCGGCCCTCCATCCTGTGGGGCGATGTCACCCGCAGCGCCCCCATCACGGTGGAATGGGCGCGGTACGCGCAGACCCTCACCAACAAGCCGATGAAGGGCATGCTCACCGGCCCGGTCACCATCCTGGCGTGGTCCTTCGTCCGCGACGACCAGCCGCTTGGCGAGACCGCCAACCAGGTCGCCCTGGCCCTCCGCGACGAGATCGCCGACCTGGAAGCCGCCGGCATCAAGATCATCCAGGTCGACGAGCCCGCCCTGCGCGAACTCCTGCCGCTGCGCAAGGCCGACCAGGCCGCGTACCTGGACTGGTCGGTCAAGTCCTTCCGCCTCGCCACCACCGGCGCCGGGGATGCCACCCAGGTCCACACCCACCTGTGCTACTCGGAGTTCGGCGCCATCATCGACGCCATCGACGGCCTCGACGCCGACGTCACCTCGATCGAGGCTGCCCGCTCCCGGATGGAGGTCGTCCACGACCTCGAGACCCACGGCTTCGGCCGCGGCGTGGGTCCGGGCGTCTACGACATCCACTCGCCGCGCGTCCCGGGCGAGCAGGAAGTCACCGAACTGCTCAGCACGGCCGTCAGGCACGTCCCGTCCCGCCAGCTCTGGGTCAACCCGGACTGCGGCCTGAAGACCCGCGGCTACGCCGAGACCGAAGAGTCCCTGCGGAACCTGGTCGCGGCCACGAAGACGGTCCGCGCCGGACTGCTGGAAGCTGCCAAGTAG
- a CDS encoding methylenetetrahydrofolate reductase — MSPPSLIDTHPNLAGPAPVALSYELFPPRSPAAAESLWTTIGELESTDPDYVSVTYGASGSNRNTAVELINRLVQETTLRPLAHLTCVGNSPQELAEIIGELLDVGVRGILALRGDQPNDGAVPPEGSLRYAQDLIELIRRVEQRRSALLCAGKVAVGVAAYPTRHPESPSEAHDVEVLLAKQRSGADFAITQVFFHTEQYADLLTRARRAGVTIPIIPGVMPLTSIRRLTRLGELTGVEPDPALIERLAAADSDAQRARIGVGATVDLANAALDAGAPGLHLYTFNEHTAALDVLDKLALPRPRRSHQRTAGRRQQRTAGRRQLAS, encoded by the coding sequence ATGTCTCCACCAAGCCTTATTGACACCCATCCAAATCTTGCCGGACCGGCCCCTGTCGCACTGTCCTACGAACTGTTCCCGCCGCGGTCGCCCGCGGCGGCTGAATCGCTCTGGACCACCATCGGCGAACTGGAAAGCACGGACCCGGACTACGTTTCCGTGACCTACGGCGCCAGCGGCTCCAACCGGAACACCGCCGTCGAACTCATCAACCGCCTCGTCCAGGAAACCACCCTGCGGCCCCTGGCGCACCTGACCTGTGTGGGGAACTCCCCCCAGGAGCTCGCCGAGATCATCGGCGAACTGCTCGACGTCGGCGTGCGCGGCATCCTGGCCTTGCGCGGCGACCAGCCCAACGACGGTGCCGTCCCTCCCGAGGGTTCGCTGCGCTACGCCCAGGACCTGATCGAGCTCATCCGCCGCGTCGAACAGCGCCGCTCCGCGCTGCTTTGCGCCGGCAAGGTGGCTGTCGGCGTCGCCGCGTACCCCACCCGGCACCCGGAATCCCCGAGTGAGGCGCACGACGTCGAGGTGCTGCTCGCCAAGCAGCGCTCCGGCGCCGACTTCGCGATCACCCAGGTCTTCTTCCACACCGAGCAATACGCGGATCTGCTGACCCGGGCACGCCGGGCCGGCGTCACCATCCCGATCATCCCGGGCGTGATGCCGCTGACCAGCATCCGCCGGCTCACCCGCCTCGGCGAGCTGACCGGCGTGGAGCCGGACCCGGCACTGATCGAACGGCTTGCCGCCGCCGACAGCGATGCCCAGCGCGCCCGCATCGGGGTCGGCGCCACCGTGGACCTGGCCAACGCGGCCCTGGACGCCGGCGCCCCCGGATTGCACCTCTACACCTTCAACGAACACACCGCGGCTCTTGACGTGCTGGACAAGCTCGCGCTGCCCCGGCCGCGCCGCAGCCACCAGCGCACCGCCGGCCGCCGGCAGCAGCGCACGGCCGGACGCCGCCAGCTCGCCAGCTGA
- a CDS encoding ROK family transcriptional regulator, with translation MGDFNLTVILDAIRRSPAGLSRVELAQIVGLSPQTISNISRRLLDQDLIYEAGKEGTGPGKPRTMLRLNSSGMYAVGVHLDPALTTFVVLDLVGAVVKHSRIKTPAGTDAGAVIDTIAAEIKQLISDSGVDPARIAGLGIASPGPIDLEEGTVVDPPLLLGWDRVPLRDALAAATGLSTIVDKDVTSAAVAETWAGGPSGAGSFIFMYMGTGIGCGIVLNDEVVRGTSGNAGEIGHILVDPDGPPCDCGLRGCVKSSCIPPVLVAQGVAAGVLDGPLAEVTGPSLQESFLELCAAAAAGDPRAVEIIDHSAVLVARAVSTVTNALDVDRVVFGGPFWTCLSQRYLQRIPELVREGSATKKIHAIEVVGTGVGEDVGAIGAACLVLEHTLAPRSQRLLLGD, from the coding sequence ATGGGGGACTTCAACCTCACCGTGATCCTCGACGCCATCCGGCGTTCCCCGGCCGGCCTGAGCCGGGTCGAGCTGGCCCAGATCGTCGGGCTGTCCCCGCAGACAATCTCCAACATCTCCCGCCGTCTCCTGGACCAGGACCTCATCTACGAGGCGGGCAAGGAAGGCACCGGACCAGGCAAGCCACGGACCATGCTCCGGCTCAATTCCTCCGGCATGTATGCCGTGGGCGTCCATCTTGATCCGGCCCTGACCACGTTCGTGGTGCTGGACCTGGTCGGAGCCGTGGTCAAGCATTCCCGGATCAAGACCCCGGCCGGCACCGACGCCGGGGCCGTCATCGACACCATCGCCGCCGAAATCAAGCAGCTCATCTCGGATTCCGGCGTCGACCCGGCCAGGATCGCCGGCCTGGGCATCGCCTCGCCCGGACCGATCGACCTCGAGGAGGGCACCGTCGTCGACCCTCCGCTCCTGCTCGGCTGGGACCGGGTGCCGCTCCGCGATGCCCTGGCCGCGGCCACCGGCCTGTCCACCATCGTCGACAAGGACGTGACCAGCGCCGCCGTGGCGGAGACCTGGGCAGGCGGGCCGAGCGGCGCCGGCAGCTTCATCTTTATGTACATGGGCACCGGAATCGGCTGCGGGATCGTGCTCAACGATGAGGTGGTGCGCGGCACGTCGGGGAACGCCGGTGAAATCGGGCACATCCTGGTTGATCCTGACGGCCCGCCCTGCGACTGCGGGCTGCGCGGTTGCGTCAAGTCCTCCTGCATCCCCCCGGTGCTGGTCGCCCAGGGCGTCGCAGCCGGAGTGCTGGACGGACCCCTCGCCGAGGTGACCGGCCCCTCCCTCCAGGAGAGCTTCCTGGAACTGTGTGCCGCCGCCGCAGCCGGCGACCCCAGGGCAGTGGAAATCATCGACCACTCCGCCGTGCTGGTGGCCCGGGCCGTCTCGACCGTGACCAACGCCCTGGATGTGGACCGTGTTGTCTTCGGCGGACCGTTCTGGACCTGCCTCTCGCAGCGCTACCTCCAACGGATCCCGGAGCTGGTCCGGGAGGGCAGTGCCACCAAGAAGATCCATGCGATCGAGGTGGTCGGCACCGGCGTCGGCGAGGATGTCGGCGCGATCGGCGCCGCCTGCCTCGTGCTCGAACACACGCTGGCACCCCGCTCCCAGCGCCTCCTGCTGGGGGATTAG
- a CDS encoding class I SAM-dependent methyltransferase, with protein sequence MADNTLESLFSRLGRFPDVEAANLQAWDATDKLLLDTAVDLSAAGFLRPGSQLAIVGDRYGALTLGALALGAASPGGGVTGPVRVHQDLITGERALRHNAGKLGVDGGFEQLPLGAGLLAGATVVLLQLPKSLAELEEIADAIARHAAPDVVLLAGGRVKHMSLGMNAVLERHFSEVQPQHARQKSRILLARSPRPADGAPPFPITDVNTELGLTVCARGAVFAGTGLDIGTRFLLEFLPRMPPARHAIDLGCGTGILAAMYARSHPGSRVTATDQSAAAVDSARATAEANGLGAQITVLQDDAMGLLPAGDADLILLNPPFHVGAAVHAGAGVKLIEAAARVLAPGGELWTVFNSHLHYQPALQRLIGPTREVGRNPKFTVTASIRKSAEV encoded by the coding sequence GTGGCGGACAACACCCTTGAATCCCTCTTCTCCCGGCTGGGCAGGTTCCCGGACGTGGAGGCCGCCAACCTGCAGGCCTGGGACGCCACGGACAAGCTCCTCCTGGACACGGCCGTGGACCTGTCCGCTGCCGGCTTCCTGCGCCCCGGCAGCCAGCTCGCCATCGTGGGGGACCGCTACGGTGCGCTGACCCTCGGGGCCCTTGCTCTCGGCGCAGCCAGCCCCGGCGGCGGGGTGACCGGTCCGGTCCGGGTGCACCAGGACCTCATCACCGGGGAGCGTGCCCTTCGCCACAACGCCGGGAAGCTGGGCGTCGACGGCGGCTTCGAGCAGCTTCCGCTCGGTGCCGGATTACTGGCCGGGGCCACCGTGGTGCTCCTCCAGCTGCCCAAGTCGCTGGCGGAGCTCGAGGAGATCGCCGACGCCATCGCCCGCCACGCCGCCCCCGACGTGGTGCTGCTGGCCGGCGGCCGGGTCAAACACATGAGCCTGGGCATGAATGCGGTGCTCGAGCGCCACTTCAGCGAGGTCCAGCCCCAGCATGCCCGGCAAAAATCCCGGATCCTGCTGGCCCGCAGCCCCCGGCCCGCCGACGGCGCCCCGCCGTTCCCCATCACCGACGTCAACACCGAGCTGGGACTGACCGTGTGCGCCCGCGGAGCCGTCTTCGCCGGCACCGGGCTGGACATCGGCACCCGGTTCCTGCTGGAGTTCCTGCCCCGGATGCCGCCGGCACGGCACGCCATTGACCTGGGCTGCGGCACCGGGATCCTCGCGGCCATGTACGCCCGCAGCCACCCGGGCTCCCGGGTCACGGCCACCGACCAGTCCGCCGCCGCCGTCGACTCCGCCAGGGCGACGGCGGAAGCCAACGGCCTCGGCGCACAGATCACTGTCCTCCAAGACGACGCCATGGGCCTGCTGCCGGCCGGAGACGCCGATTTGATCCTGCTGAACCCGCCCTTCCACGTCGGCGCGGCGGTGCATGCGGGGGCAGGCGTTAAACTCATTGAGGCGGCCGCGCGGGTCCTCGCCCCCGGCGGGGAGCTCTGGACGGTGTTCAACAGCCACCTGCACTACCAGCCCGCCCTGCAGCGGCTGATCGGCCCTACCCGTGAAGTCGGCCGAAACCCTAAATTCACTGTGACGGCAAGCATCCGAAAATCAGCCGAAGTGTGA
- a CDS encoding NAD(P)-binding domain-containing protein, producing MTAANDGPVRPADVVVIGAGQAGLSAAYHLQRRGFVPAATGTEDRDPPRGPAKSYIVLDSEDGPGGAWRHRWKSLLMATVNGISDLPGIPQPSVDPDEASSSFLTRYFGGYEHQLALAIERPVKVRAVSREDNDPAGRLRITTSRGDWTARGVMNATGTWTRPFWPIYPGQASFRGRQLHVADYVSAEEFRGRHVIVVGGGISAVGLLEEISHVTSTSWFTRREPVWRDAAFDRQAGHDAVALVEERVRQGLPPQSVVAVTGLIWTPVLRAAAARGVLERHPMFSAIEPGGVRLADGSFRNADVILWATGFRAELEHLAPLRLRGPGGGIALDGTQVSAEPRVHLVGYGPSSSTIGANRAGRTAVAAILHIFGEQDKLAGARNLQARTP from the coding sequence ATGACCGCAGCGAATGACGGCCCGGTCAGGCCCGCCGACGTCGTCGTCATCGGCGCAGGCCAAGCGGGTCTCTCCGCTGCCTACCACCTGCAGCGCCGGGGCTTTGTCCCGGCGGCGACCGGGACAGAGGACCGGGATCCACCCCGGGGGCCGGCCAAAAGCTACATCGTCCTGGACTCCGAGGACGGCCCCGGCGGAGCCTGGCGCCACCGCTGGAAGAGCCTGCTGATGGCCACCGTGAACGGCATCAGCGACCTGCCCGGCATCCCGCAGCCCTCCGTCGACCCGGACGAAGCCAGCTCAAGCTTCCTGACCCGCTACTTCGGCGGCTACGAACACCAGCTCGCGCTGGCCATCGAACGTCCCGTCAAGGTCCGGGCCGTCTCCCGGGAGGACAACGACCCGGCCGGCCGGCTGCGGATCACCACCTCCCGCGGCGACTGGACCGCCCGGGGCGTCATGAACGCCACCGGCACGTGGACCCGGCCGTTCTGGCCGATCTACCCGGGCCAGGCGAGCTTCCGCGGCCGGCAGCTGCACGTCGCGGATTACGTCTCCGCCGAGGAGTTCCGCGGCCGGCACGTGATTGTGGTCGGCGGCGGCATCTCCGCCGTCGGCCTGCTCGAGGAAATCTCCCACGTCACCAGCACCAGCTGGTTTACCCGCCGGGAACCCGTCTGGCGGGACGCCGCCTTCGACCGGCAGGCCGGGCACGACGCCGTCGCCCTCGTCGAGGAGCGCGTGCGGCAAGGACTCCCGCCGCAAAGCGTCGTCGCCGTCACCGGACTGATCTGGACCCCGGTACTGCGCGCGGCCGCCGCCCGCGGGGTGCTGGAGCGCCACCCCATGTTCAGCGCCATCGAGCCCGGGGGAGTGCGGCTGGCCGACGGCAGCTTCCGTAACGCCGACGTGATCCTCTGGGCCACCGGCTTCCGGGCCGAACTCGAGCACCTCGCCCCGCTGCGCCTGCGCGGCCCCGGCGGCGGGATCGCGCTGGACGGCACCCAGGTCTCGGCGGAACCGCGGGTCCACCTGGTTGGCTATGGTCCGTCCTCGTCCACGATCGGCGCCAACCGGGCCGGCCGGACCGCGGTGGCGGCCATCCTGCATATTTTCGGGGAGCAGGATAAGTTGGCAGGGGCCCGCAACCTCCAGGCCCGAACACCCTGA
- a CDS encoding zinc ribbon domain-containing protein YjdM, with translation MNETLPPCPECSSEYTYEMGALLVCPECAHEWSPAAEPESEVQEAKPIKDAVGNILADGDTVTVIKDLKIKGSSTVIKVGTKVRGIRLVNGVGDHDIDCKVDGVGPMQLKSSVVKKI, from the coding sequence GTGAACGAGACCCTGCCCCCGTGCCCCGAATGCTCCAGTGAATACACCTACGAGATGGGGGCGCTCCTGGTCTGTCCGGAGTGCGCCCACGAGTGGTCGCCGGCCGCGGAGCCGGAGTCCGAAGTTCAGGAAGCGAAGCCGATCAAGGACGCCGTCGGCAACATCCTCGCAGACGGGGACACCGTCACGGTTATCAAGGACCTCAAAATCAAGGGCAGTTCCACCGTCATCAAGGTCGGCACCAAAGTCCGGGGCATCCGGCTCGTCAACGGCGTCGGGGACCACGACATCGACTGCAAGGTCGACGGCGTCGGTCCCATGCAGCTGAAATCCAGCGTGGTCAAGAAGATCTGA
- a CDS encoding ZIP family metal transporter produces the protein MPTLVWIVISGVLMSSLALVGSVTLLLPEKYFGRVVLPLVALAAGSLLGGALFHMLPEAVEAVGNVLAVYGSLALGFVSFLVLEQFLHWHHCHRSKSAHRPVGYLILMADGLHNFIGGLAVGSAFVLDIRLGIITWLVAAAHEIPQELGDFGLLVHSGWSRRHALMFNVASALTFLIGGVTAYGLSGTLNVAFLVPFAAGNFIYIAAADLIPQFTADASAVAKLSHTLSFVLGLGGLFLLAVTFA, from the coding sequence GTGCCGACCCTGGTGTGGATTGTGATCAGCGGTGTACTGATGAGTTCCCTGGCCCTGGTCGGCAGTGTGACGCTCCTACTCCCGGAGAAATACTTTGGACGGGTTGTCCTTCCATTGGTGGCCCTGGCCGCCGGATCCCTCCTCGGCGGCGCGCTGTTCCACATGCTCCCGGAAGCGGTGGAGGCCGTGGGGAATGTCCTGGCCGTCTACGGGTCGCTGGCTCTCGGGTTCGTGTCATTTCTGGTGTTGGAGCAGTTCCTGCACTGGCATCATTGCCACCGCAGCAAAAGTGCACACCGTCCGGTGGGATACTTGATTCTCATGGCCGACGGGTTGCATAACTTCATCGGGGGCCTGGCGGTTGGCAGTGCTTTCGTCCTGGATATCAGGCTTGGGATCATCACGTGGCTCGTCGCGGCCGCTCACGAGATTCCCCAGGAACTTGGCGATTTCGGGCTCCTCGTCCACAGCGGGTGGAGCCGCCGTCACGCACTGATGTTCAATGTCGCCTCGGCACTGACGTTCCTGATCGGCGGGGTCACGGCCTACGGGCTCTCCGGCACTCTAAACGTGGCCTTCCTTGTCCCCTTCGCGGCCGGCAATTTCATCTACATTGCGGCAGCCGACCTGATCCCGCAGTTCACCGCCGACGCAAGCGCCGTAGCCAAGCTCTCCCACACGCTCAGCTTTGTTCTGGGCCTCGGCGGGCTGTTTCTGCTCGCCGTCACTTTTGCGTAA